The following DNA comes from Amycolatopsis solani.
GTCGTGCTCGCGTCGCCGGACGTCGTGCCCGGCGCGTTCCGCGAGGTCGTCGTGGTCACCGGCGTGGTCGTCGTGCTGGCCGCCGTCGCCGCGGTCGTCGCCGGAAGGCTGTTCGGCGGACGCTGGATCCACAGCCCGTCGAAGGTCCGCCGCGGCTTCGCCGTCACCCTCGCCGACCTGCGGCTCGGCCTGTTCACCCGCGAGACCTGGCCCGGCGTGGGCTTCCTGTCGGCCGCGACGCTGGCCGGGCACCTGGCGCTGTTCGTCGTCGCCGCCCGCGTCGCCGGGGTCGACGCGCCGGTCGGGCAGCTCGTGCCGCTGATGGTCCTCGCGCTGCTCGCGATGGGTCTCCCGCTCAACATCGGCGGCTTCGGCCCGCGCGAGGGCGTCTGCGCCCTGCTCTTCGGCGCGGCCGGCCTGGGTGCCGCCCAAGGTGTCACCGTCGCTGTCGTCTACGGCGTGCTCACGCTGGTCGCGAGCTTGCCCGGCGCCGGTGTCCTGCTCGTCCGGAGCGTCGCCGGGTTCCGCGTGACCCGCGCTCCGCACACCGGTGTCGTGCCCGCGCCGCGCACGGCGGCCGACACCGGGATCGAATCGGAAGTGGGGTTGAAATCATGACCGCAAGCGACGTCATCGGGGACGTACCGCACCGGGCCGTGGTCGAGCGGGTCGTCGAGACCCGGCTGCCGACCCGGCACGGGACGTTCCGCGCGGTCGGCTACCTCGACCGGGCCGGCACCGAGCAGGTCGCGCTGGTGTACGGCGACATCACCGAGCTCGGCACGCTGACCCGCGTGCACAGCGAGTGCCTGACCGGCGACGTCTTCGGCTCGACGCACTGCGAGTGCGGCGACCAGCTGGCGGCCGCGCTCGACCGGATCGTCGAGGAGGGCTCGGGCGTGCTGGTCTACGTCCAGGGCCACGAGGGCCGCGGGATCGGCCTGCTCGCGAAGCTCAAGGCGATGCGGCTGCAGGACGAAGGCCTCGACACGGTCGACGCGAACGTGGCGCTCGGCCTCCCGATCGACGCCCGCGACTACCACGCGGCGGCGGCCATCCTGCAGGACCTGGGGGTCCGGTCGGTGCGGCTGCTGTCGAACAACCCGGCGAAGGTCGAACAGCTCACGCGCTACGGAATCCGGATCAGCGAGCAGGTCCCGCTGCTGGTTCCGCCGAACGCGGAGAACCTGCGGTACCTGCGCACCAAAGCCGAACGGATGGCCCACCTGCTCCCGCACCTGGACCAGGCCCTCACCGCGCGCTGACCTCGTGAGTGTTTAGTCGGGTTAGAACCCGACTAAACACTCACGAGCTTGAGCACGGCGGCGAAGCGCTGGACCAGCGTGTCCAGCAGGACGTGGCCCTTGGCCGCGGTCGCCAGCGAGGGACGGCCGACCACCCCCGACTCCGTGTACGCCCGCAGGCCCAGCGTCAGCAGGTGCTCCCGGTCGGTGTCGTGGTCGGCCTCCTCGTAGCCGGGCCGGACCAGGTGCGGGTGGGCGTGCAGCAGGATCGACGTCTCCAGCTCGCCCGCGTGCATGTCGTCGTCCAGCGACGTCCGCAGGCCGGCCGCGGTGTGCGCCGCCTGCCAGTCCGCGACGCCGGGGAACAACGCCATCGCGCCGCCCGCCTCCTGG
Coding sequences within:
- a CDS encoding lysylphosphatidylglycerol synthase transmembrane domain-containing protein; this translates as MKRALAWLRILGAVGILAVLVWQLGSEAFLDGLGRISTPGVLAALAIGFATTVFSAGRWQIVATRLGLRLSLPTAIADYYRALFLNGVLPAGVLGDVHRAVQHGRDAGDVPRGVRAVVLERTAGQLVLIASAVAVVLASPDVVPGAFREVVVVTGVVVVLAAVAAVVAGRLFGGRWIHSPSKVRRGFAVTLADLRLGLFTRETWPGVGFLSAATLAGHLALFVVAARVAGVDAPVGQLVPLMVLALLAMGLPLNIGGFGPREGVCALLFGAAGLGAAQGVTVAVVYGVLTLVASLPGAGVLLVRSVAGFRVTRAPHTGVVPAPRTAADTGIESEVGLKS
- the ribA gene encoding GTP cyclohydrolase II, whose translation is MTASDVIGDVPHRAVVERVVETRLPTRHGTFRAVGYLDRAGTEQVALVYGDITELGTLTRVHSECLTGDVFGSTHCECGDQLAAALDRIVEEGSGVLVYVQGHEGRGIGLLAKLKAMRLQDEGLDTVDANVALGLPIDARDYHAAAAILQDLGVRSVRLLSNNPAKVEQLTRYGIRISEQVPLLVPPNAENLRYLRTKAERMAHLLPHLDQALTAR